From Actinomycetes bacterium, one genomic window encodes:
- a CDS encoding IS1595 family transposase: MEDFPRTIMEFEKKFATEDACREYLFKVRWPDGFKCPSCQGEKAWLTGNKLYHCANCGHQTALTAGTIFQDTKKPLLLWFRAMWYATNQKQGVSALGLQRALELGSYRTAWKWLHKLRRAMVRPGRDRLSGVVEVDETYIGGQRKGKRGRGAGRKALVVIIAQIDGPRIGRIRLQRVPDASGESLEEAIDKAVEPGSFVYTDGWNGYRGLNTAGYVHEIVRKEAEVGENLLPRCNRVASLLKRWLLGTHQGAVQTSHLDYYLDEFTFRFNRRTSKSRGKLFFRLVQQAVALDPLPGKDF; encoded by the coding sequence ATGGAAGATTTTCCACGGACAATTATGGAGTTTGAGAAAAAATTTGCAACCGAAGATGCTTGCAGGGAGTACCTATTTAAGGTCCGCTGGCCTGATGGGTTTAAATGTCCCAGCTGCCAGGGAGAAAAAGCCTGGTTGACCGGCAATAAATTGTATCACTGTGCAAACTGCGGCCATCAGACTGCATTAACAGCAGGGACAATATTTCAAGATACCAAGAAGCCGCTGCTGCTGTGGTTTAGGGCGATGTGGTATGCTACCAACCAGAAACAGGGGGTTAGTGCACTGGGCTTGCAGCGTGCTTTAGAACTTGGAAGTTACCGGACTGCCTGGAAGTGGCTTCATAAACTGCGCCGTGCCATGGTAAGGCCTGGCCGTGATAGATTATCCGGTGTAGTGGAAGTGGATGAAACCTATATCGGTGGACAAAGAAAGGGCAAACGTGGCCGGGGTGCCGGCAGAAAAGCACTGGTGGTAATTATTGCACAAATTGACGGACCCAGAATAGGAAGAATCAGGCTTCAGAGGGTGCCCGATGCATCCGGAGAGAGTTTGGAGGAGGCTATAGACAAAGCTGTAGAGCCGGGAAGCTTTGTATATACAGATGGATGGAATGGGTATAGGGGGCTGAATACAGCAGGCTATGTCCATGAAATAGTCCGCAAAGAGGCTGAGGTAGGGGAAAATCTGCTGCCCAGGTGCAATAGGGTAGCAAGTTTGCTAAAGCGCTGGCTTCTGGGGACTCACCAGGGAGCAGTGCAAACTTCTCACCTTGACTATTATCTCGATGAATTTACGTTCCGTTTTAACCGGAGAACATCTAAATCCCGGGGCAAGCTCTTTTTCCGTCTTGTACAACAGGCTGTTGCCCTTGATCCTTTACCGGGAAAAGATTTTTAA
- a CDS encoding carbohydrate ABC transporter permease, with translation MKKRWVNVKRLKRLMLYLAVIAVMIFFLFPFYWILATSIQPSGQLYLPTPNFIPRNITLQNFISVLGGGRVNIAIALKNSLIVAIVTTGACIIFGIFAAYAFARLKFKGSNIMFIALIFVEMLPPVALLIPFYLIFKQLRLTNTLQGLIILQISWLLPIVTWILYSYFKTIPRDLEDSARIDGASKVGALMRVIVPLSLPGIVSAGVICFVFSMGEFMGAMALVNVERTQTLPLALAQFVTKYQIEYGNITASAILAIIFPVLFVLIFQRYIIKGLTAGAVKE, from the coding sequence ATGAAAAAAAGATGGGTAAACGTCAAAAGATTAAAAAGATTAATGCTCTATCTTGCTGTTATAGCAGTTATGATTTTCTTTTTGTTTCCCTTTTACTGGATTTTAGCGACCAGCATTCAACCCTCGGGGCAGCTTTATCTGCCAACTCCGAATTTTATACCTAGAAATATAACCTTGCAAAATTTCATCAGTGTTCTTGGCGGGGGGAGGGTAAATATTGCCATAGCATTGAAAAATAGTTTGATAGTAGCTATAGTCACTACCGGTGCCTGTATTATATTCGGGATTTTTGCTGCATATGCTTTCGCCAGGTTGAAGTTCAAAGGGTCAAATATTATGTTTATTGCACTTATATTTGTAGAAATGTTGCCGCCGGTTGCCCTCCTTATACCTTTTTATTTGATATTTAAACAACTCAGGCTTACCAATACACTTCAAGGTCTGATAATTCTTCAAATATCCTGGCTATTGCCTATAGTAACCTGGATATTATACAGTTATTTTAAGACAATTCCCAGGGACCTTGAAGATTCAGCACGAATAGATGGAGCATCTAAGGTTGGAGCGCTTATGAGAGTAATCGTACCGCTCTCCTTACCCGGAATTGTTTCAGCAGGAGTCATATGTTTTGTTTTTTCCATGGGTGAGTTTATGGGTGCAATGGCTTTGGTTAATGTTGAGAGGACGCAGACCCTACCATTGGCACTGGCACAGTTTGTCACTAAATACCAGATAGAATATGGCAATATTACTGCTTCAGCTATTCTGGCAATTATTTTCCCTGTACTTTTTGTTCTGATATTCCAGCGTTACATAATTAAGGGGCTTACAGCAGGAGCGGTAAAAGAATAG
- a CDS encoding sugar ABC transporter permease produces MKRFFLKLFNFEHSNRKLVAVLVIPTLILVVGVVLYPLIYSFVMSFGDVKFANIHDYNFVGIFQYVRAFTDSAFINSLKVSATFVFFAVLVKLILGILIALMLKENFVGRSLARALIIIPWATPFIVVGLMWKWMLHSKVGVINFLLDKVGIIESYIPFLSTRTFAMPCVILADVWQGTPFFVIIILAGLQTIPDDIYEAARIDGGGAIKNFFYITLPMVKFPIFISTILGTIFAINAFDLFFVLTRGGPGNITTNATLFDWYNAFKFYHLSYASAISYIILSISMTITVVYVIILRRTGEAQ; encoded by the coding sequence GTGAAAAGGTTTTTTTTAAAACTATTCAATTTTGAACATAGCAATAGAAAGTTAGTAGCGGTTCTTGTTATTCCAACTCTGATACTGGTCGTAGGTGTTGTTTTGTATCCGCTTATATATTCATTTGTTATGAGTTTTGGTGATGTAAAATTCGCCAACATACATGATTATAATTTCGTTGGGATTTTTCAATATGTTAGAGCGTTTACTGATTCAGCCTTTATTAATTCTTTAAAAGTTTCCGCCACATTTGTTTTTTTTGCAGTTCTTGTAAAACTTATACTGGGAATACTTATAGCATTGATGTTGAAAGAAAATTTCGTTGGAAGAAGTTTGGCTAGAGCTTTAATAATAATTCCCTGGGCCACACCTTTTATAGTGGTTGGACTTATGTGGAAATGGATGCTGCATTCAAAGGTCGGAGTTATCAACTTCCTCCTGGATAAAGTTGGTATAATAGAATCATATATTCCTTTTCTGTCCACCCGGACTTTTGCCATGCCCTGTGTTATCCTGGCAGATGTCTGGCAAGGTACTCCTTTTTTTGTAATTATTATACTTGCAGGCCTACAGACAATTCCTGATGACATTTATGAAGCTGCACGAATAGATGGGGGCGGAGCTATAAAGAATTTTTTCTATATAACCTTACCTATGGTAAAGTTCCCAATCTTTATTTCAACCATTCTAGGGACAATTTTTGCTATTAATGCTTTTGACCTATTTTTTGTGCTTACCAGAGGTGGACCAGGAAATATAACTACTAATGCAACTTTATTTGACTGGTATAATGCCTTCAAGTTCTATCATCTATCATACGCATCAGCAATATCATATATAATCCTATCCATATCCATGACTATAACCGTTGTTTATGTAATTATTTTAAGAAGGACCGGTGAGGCACAATAA